AGCGGCGTCAGCGAAGCGATGCCGAGAATGCGCTGCGTGCGCGCGGCTTTCGACGCACCGCTGTGCTGAAGCTTGAACGTGATCAGAAGCAGGATCGTCGCGATGATGAACGTCGCGTTGATCCGCAATGACAGACCCGGCTTGATGAAACCGAGATCCGCGACCTTGAACTGCCAGTGCAGCACCGCTGCATCGGCCGGAAAGAGACTCGTGAGCGCATAGCTCGCGGCGAGACCGCAGCCGAGCGCGAGCATCGGAGACCATGCGAGCCAGTTGCACCACACGGAAACCGGGGCAATCAGCTTGCTGTAGCGAACCCAACCGATCGCGCCGTATACCGACGCGCCGCCCGATTTATGAGGAAATAGCCCCGATATTTCCGCATAAGTCGCGCTTTGGATCAGCCCCATCGTGATCGCGGCGATCCAGATCGCCCACGCGGGCTGGCCGATCGTCGCACATACCCCGCCGATCGTGAACAGCACGCCTGCCGGCACGCCGCTCGTCACCCAGAATGCGTCCTTCCATGTCAGGCCACGATGCAGCGTATGGCCTGTCGAATCATGTGAGATGGTTGCCTCGACATCACCGGTGCGGCTCGCACGCAGTCCTGCTTGACTCATCCAAATCCTCCTGTGATGACTCCGCACAAGCGCCGTAGTGTAACAACATGCGCACTTTCTTGCAGAATCGGTAAAAAAATTCCGGGATATGGGAGCAAGTCATCGCGATCGTTTCGGATTCCTGCTCGCCATTCCCGGCGTATTGTTTTGATGTTTCGGCTGACGAACCGTCAGCCGTTTACTGCGCGCCTTCGGTCCATGCGTTCACGCGGTCGGCATGCGCGGCGATCCACGCGTCGGCAGCCGCTTCCGGCTTCGCGCCGTTCTGGATCGCGAGCATCACGCTGTCGATCTCGCCCGGCTTCCACTGGAATTTCTTCAGGAAGGCAACGACCGGCTTCGCCTTCGTTTCGAGCTGCGGATTCACGACACTGTCGACGTGCTCGGCACCGCCGAACACCTTCTTCGGATCCTCGAGGAAGCGCAGCTTCCATTTCGCGAACATCCAGTGCGGCGCCCAGCCCGTCACGATCACCGGCTTGTTCGCGCTCACCGAGCGCGACAGTTCGGCCGTCATCGCGCTGCCAGAACTCGGCATCAGCGTATAGCTGAGCCCGTAGTTCTTGATCGCTTCGTCGGTCTTGCGCATCACGCCCGCACCGGCGTCGATGCCGACGATGCGGCCGCCGAAACTGCTCTTCTCC
The sequence above is a segment of the Burkholderia multivorans ATCC BAA-247 genome. Coding sequences within it:
- a CDS encoding glycine betaine ABC transporter substrate-binding protein; amino-acid sequence: MKLLGKLLWTGALSAMVALSASALADTKPTLKIGYVEGWDDSVATSNVAARVIEKKLGYQVQLVPVAAGIMWQGVARGDLDATLSAWLPVTHGSYWSEYKSKVVDVGANFPDAKIGLIVPDYVKAKSIEDLNAEKSSFGGRIVGIDAGAGVMRKTDEAIKNYGLSYTLMPSSGSAMTAELSRSVSANKPVIVTGWAPHWMFAKWKLRFLEDPKKVFGGAEHVDSVVNPQLETKAKPVVAFLKKFQWKPGEIDSVMLAIQNGAKPEAAADAWIAAHADRVNAWTEGAQ